In Haloterrigena turkmenica DSM 5511, a single genomic region encodes these proteins:
- a CDS encoding IclR family transcriptional regulator has protein sequence MDTTEGDGTDAGVSTTRKTFAILEALTETDGLTITELTRQTGLSKSTVYRHLATLTDMGYVVERDGEHYIGFRLLEISEQARNRETGYAAAKRTVFELGQETGERAVFTVEERGEAVYVHRYGSRSNTFIGKRRPLHTLASGKAILAEWDDDAVSRFVDETGLEAVTDNTITDLDELSADLERIRERGYAVNDQEHMDGLRGVAVPVYTPDDELLGALGVFGPTSRFKDEAVHEELPTLLRDKADEIRVTLAYG, from the coding sequence ATGGACACGACCGAGGGGGACGGAACGGATGCAGGCGTCTCGACCACGCGGAAGACGTTCGCAATCCTCGAGGCGCTCACGGAAACGGACGGGCTCACGATCACAGAACTCACCCGTCAGACGGGGTTGAGCAAGAGCACCGTCTACCGCCACCTCGCGACGCTGACCGACATGGGGTACGTCGTCGAACGCGACGGCGAACACTACATCGGTTTCCGACTGCTCGAGATCAGCGAGCAGGCCCGCAACCGGGAGACGGGGTACGCGGCCGCGAAGCGGACGGTGTTCGAGCTCGGACAGGAGACGGGCGAGCGAGCGGTCTTCACCGTCGAAGAGCGCGGCGAGGCCGTCTACGTCCACCGGTACGGGAGTCGCTCGAACACGTTTATCGGCAAGCGGCGGCCGCTGCACACGCTGGCGTCGGGGAAGGCGATCCTCGCGGAGTGGGACGACGACGCCGTCTCCCGGTTCGTCGACGAGACGGGCCTCGAGGCGGTCACGGACAACACCATCACCGACCTCGACGAACTCAGCGCCGACCTCGAGCGGATCCGCGAGCGCGGCTACGCCGTGAACGATCAGGAGCACATGGACGGCCTCCGCGGGGTCGCCGTCCCCGTCTACACGCCCGACGACGAACTGCTGGGCGCGCTGGGCGTGTTCGGACCGACGAGCCGATTCAAAGACGAGGCCGTCCACGAGGAACTGCCGACCCTACTCCGGGACAAGGCCGACGAGATTCGAGTGACCCTCGCCTACGGCTGA
- a CDS encoding acyl-CoA dehydrogenase family protein, with translation MLDFVDLEADLDQEERMIRDTAREFVTEHVTPDIGEHFENGTFPKEIIPKMGELGFYAPNLEGYSSPNVSETAYGLLMQELEACDSGLRSMASVQGALVMYPIHAYGSEEQKEEWLPALGRGEAVGCFGLTEPEHGSNPSAMETRAERDGDGYILNGSKTWITNSPISDVAVVWARDQSDPDTPVRGFLVETDRDGVSTNKITEKLSLRASITGEIGLNDVHVPEENVLPGVSGMKGPLSCLTQARYGIAWGAVGAARDCFEEARQYAKDRDQFGGPIGRFQLQQRKLAEMGTQITLAQLLAYRLAELKERGEMRPQHVSMAKRNNVRTARDQARIAREMLGGNGITTDYSPMRHMANMETVYTYEGTHDIHTLVLGEEFTGIPAYE, from the coding sequence ATGCTGGATTTCGTCGATCTCGAGGCGGATTTGGACCAGGAAGAGCGCATGATCCGCGATACGGCCCGGGAGTTCGTTACGGAGCACGTCACACCTGACATCGGCGAACACTTCGAGAACGGGACGTTCCCGAAAGAGATCATCCCGAAGATGGGCGAGCTCGGCTTCTACGCCCCCAACCTCGAGGGCTACAGCTCGCCGAACGTCTCCGAGACGGCTTACGGCCTGTTGATGCAGGAACTCGAGGCCTGCGACTCGGGGCTGCGCTCGATGGCGTCGGTGCAGGGCGCGCTCGTCATGTACCCGATCCACGCCTACGGGAGCGAGGAGCAGAAGGAGGAGTGGCTCCCCGCGCTCGGACGGGGCGAAGCCGTCGGCTGTTTCGGCCTCACGGAACCCGAACACGGCTCGAACCCGTCGGCGATGGAAACCCGCGCCGAGCGGGACGGAGACGGCTACATCCTCAACGGCTCGAAGACCTGGATCACGAACTCGCCCATTTCGGACGTCGCGGTCGTCTGGGCGCGCGACCAGTCGGATCCCGACACCCCGGTCCGCGGCTTCCTCGTCGAGACCGACCGCGACGGCGTCTCGACCAACAAGATCACCGAGAAGCTCTCCCTGCGCGCGTCGATCACGGGCGAGATCGGCCTCAACGACGTCCACGTTCCCGAGGAGAACGTCCTGCCGGGCGTTTCGGGGATGAAGGGACCGCTCTCGTGTCTCACGCAGGCCCGTTACGGGATCGCCTGGGGCGCCGTCGGCGCCGCGCGCGACTGCTTCGAGGAGGCCCGCCAGTACGCTAAAGACCGCGATCAGTTTGGCGGCCCGATCGGACGCTTTCAGCTCCAGCAGCGCAAGCTCGCGGAGATGGGGACCCAGATCACGCTGGCCCAGTTGCTCGCCTACCGCCTGGCGGAACTCAAGGAGCGCGGCGAGATGCGACCGCAGCACGTCTCGATGGCCAAGCGAAACAACGTCCGGACGGCTCGCGATCAGGCCCGGATCGCCCGCGAGATGCTCGGCGGCAACGGGATCACCACCGACTACTCGCCGATGCGTCACATGGCCAACATGGAGACGGTCTACACCTACGAGGGTACCCACGACATTCACACGCTCGTCCTCGGCGAGGAGTTCACGGGCATCCCGGCCTACGAGTAG
- a CDS encoding acyl-CoA dehydrogenase family protein, translated as MAFTLSDEHEAIREAVREFGENEIKPVAEEHDQEGKYPEDLRRKAAKYDFVAPSIPLEYGGAGMDKIASTIVTEELWRADPGIGSAIGSAGFGSSMIMEFGDEWMKEEWLPKIADGEIASVSMISEPAHGSNVAGIETVAEKDGDEYVANGNKMWITNGTVADIGVLMAKTSPGEGHKGITAFLVEMDWDGITTDKIDNKLGIRASDLAEVVIDDVRIPEENVIGEVDKGFYQLMEFFAAGRANVAAQAVGAAQGALDAAVEYANQREQFDQKIKEFQAIQHKIAEMATKVEAARSLTYRAATQVEQENQDIAAQYSSMAKLFASEISVEVADEGIQVHGGSGYVTDYPAERYYRDARITKIYEGTSEIQKNIIADQIF; from the coding sequence ATGGCATTTACGTTGTCCGACGAACACGAGGCCATTCGCGAGGCCGTCCGCGAGTTCGGTGAGAATGAGATCAAACCGGTCGCCGAGGAACACGACCAGGAAGGGAAGTACCCCGAGGACCTCCGCCGGAAGGCCGCCAAGTACGACTTCGTCGCGCCGAGCATCCCGCTCGAGTACGGCGGTGCCGGGATGGACAAGATAGCCAGTACCATCGTCACCGAGGAACTCTGGCGTGCGGATCCGGGGATCGGCTCCGCGATCGGCAGCGCCGGATTCGGCTCGAGCATGATCATGGAGTTCGGCGACGAATGGATGAAAGAGGAGTGGTTGCCCAAGATCGCCGACGGCGAGATCGCGTCGGTGTCGATGATCTCCGAGCCCGCACACGGCTCGAACGTCGCCGGGATAGAGACGGTCGCCGAGAAGGACGGCGACGAGTACGTCGCCAACGGCAACAAGATGTGGATCACCAACGGGACCGTCGCCGACATCGGCGTCCTCATGGCCAAGACGAGCCCCGGTGAGGGCCATAAGGGCATCACCGCCTTCCTCGTCGAGATGGACTGGGACGGCATCACGACCGACAAGATCGACAACAAACTCGGTATCCGCGCCTCCGACCTCGCGGAGGTCGTTATCGACGACGTCCGTATTCCCGAGGAGAACGTCATCGGCGAGGTCGACAAGGGCTTCTACCAGCTGATGGAGTTCTTCGCCGCCGGTCGTGCCAACGTCGCTGCTCAGGCCGTCGGCGCCGCCCAGGGCGCGCTCGACGCCGCCGTCGAGTACGCCAACCAGCGCGAACAGTTCGACCAGAAGATCAAGGAGTTCCAAGCCATCCAGCACAAGATCGCCGAGATGGCCACCAAGGTCGAGGCCGCCCGCTCGCTGACCTACCGCGCCGCGACCCAGGTCGAGCAGGAGAACCAGGACATCGCCGCGCAGTACTCGAGCATGGCGAAGCTGTTCGCCTCTGAAATTTCCGTCGAGGTCGCCGACGAGGGCATTCAGGTCCACGGTGGCTCGGGCTACGTCACCGACTACCCCGCCGAACGCTACTACCGCGACGCCCGCATCACAAAGATTTACGAGGGGACCAGCGAGATCCAGAAGAACATCATCGCCGACCAGATCTTCTAG
- a CDS encoding 3-hydroxyacyl-CoA dehydrogenase family protein gives MQIAVLGAGSMGHGIAQVSAMAGHDVVLRDIEASLVEDGLEGIRTNLQGGVDRDKLTESEMEETLERIDGTTDLEAAVDDADLVVEAVPEEMDLKQEVFADVEAATGEETVIASNTSSLSVTEMASALEHPERAVGLHFFNPPHIMDLVEIVIAEQTDERTEAFAVDYVQGIEKEDVVVRDTAGFATSRLGVALGLEAIRMVEQGVASPADIDAGMELGYGHPMGPIELTDHVGLDVRLHIAEHLREELGERFKPPQSLRRKVRAGKLGKKTGEGYYVWENGERVGTSGDWGTDE, from the coding sequence ATGCAGATCGCAGTCCTCGGAGCGGGCAGTATGGGGCACGGAATCGCGCAGGTCTCGGCGATGGCGGGCCACGACGTCGTCCTGCGGGATATCGAGGCGAGCCTCGTCGAGGACGGCCTCGAGGGAATCCGAACTAACCTCCAGGGCGGCGTCGATCGAGACAAACTCACCGAGTCGGAGATGGAGGAGACCCTCGAGCGCATCGACGGGACGACCGACCTCGAGGCGGCCGTCGACGATGCGGACCTCGTCGTCGAGGCGGTGCCCGAAGAGATGGACCTGAAACAGGAGGTTTTCGCAGACGTCGAGGCGGCGACCGGCGAGGAGACCGTCATCGCGTCGAACACCTCCTCGCTCTCCGTGACGGAGATGGCCAGCGCACTCGAGCACCCCGAGCGCGCGGTGGGGCTGCACTTCTTCAACCCGCCCCATATCATGGACCTCGTCGAGATCGTGATCGCCGAACAGACCGACGAACGCACCGAGGCCTTCGCCGTCGACTACGTGCAGGGCATCGAGAAGGAGGACGTCGTCGTCCGCGACACGGCCGGCTTCGCGACCTCGCGGCTGGGCGTCGCACTCGGCCTCGAGGCGATCCGGATGGTCGAGCAGGGCGTCGCCAGCCCGGCCGACATCGACGCGGGGATGGAACTCGGCTACGGCCATCCGATGGGGCCGATCGAACTGACCGACCACGTCGGGCTGGACGTCCGCCTGCACATCGCCGAACACCTCCGCGAGGAACTCGGCGAGCGGTTCAAGCCGCCACAGTCCCTGCGCCGGAAGGTCCGGGCTGGCAAGCTCGGCAAGAAGACCGGCGAGGGCTACTACGTCTGGGAAAACGGCGAGCGCGTCGGCACGAGCGGCGACTGGGGTACGGACGAATGA
- a CDS encoding lipopolysaccharide biosynthesis protein: protein MKRSITSGFLSIVSIKFLLIGLDFLSSPLLTRFLGEGYGDYAFLMSIFAIYMIFVSSGVGDGVRKYVAEERDRAHWDEHVVGFYLRMAILLAAIGCLGLALAAQTGIVTSRLGTSYRTYFYLLSLLVLSSQFREYTRRTLMGFGLERYSEPLLFLDKILFIVVGVGLAFRGHGVQGVLIGHMTGAVTTSIVGLALINRTVSLRTAIARIPPKDFPRRELFTFNALSIVLILCLTSLYQLDVMMLGVLGTTQETAYYKISLTIAEFLWIVPLALQNVLLHSTSNIWSNRNHERINSLAARVTRYTLLFTLLLAIGIGTLAPVALPIVYPAEYIASYGPILLLLPGCVGFALARPILAIGQGKGDLHVLIASTGAAAVGNIALNALLIPRYGMYGAAVATSISYGTMFVFHVWSAREIGFDPVTGARIPRVIFAGGVAALPIGLLVRFLGDSIFSLVIVPPMGAAIFLVAAVVVGALDVEEIITLLEAAPDPIGSFGSTLRAKFDGVDDDHGADDHEVPDDDASPVGERQQPEDRSTAAESNAVSSSDARERLNTIETRIERQNERIESQRQTIEQLIDELRRGR from the coding sequence ATGAAACGAAGCATCACGAGCGGGTTTCTCTCGATCGTCAGCATCAAGTTCCTCCTCATCGGTCTCGATTTCCTCTCGTCACCGCTGTTGACCCGGTTTCTAGGAGAGGGGTACGGCGACTACGCGTTTCTGATGTCGATCTTTGCGATCTACATGATCTTCGTCAGTTCGGGTGTCGGCGACGGCGTACGAAAGTACGTCGCGGAGGAACGCGACAGGGCTCACTGGGACGAACACGTCGTCGGATTCTATCTCCGGATGGCGATCCTACTCGCGGCGATCGGGTGTTTAGGACTCGCTCTCGCGGCGCAAACGGGGATCGTAACGTCCCGGCTCGGGACGTCGTATCGGACGTACTTCTATCTCCTCTCGTTGCTCGTGCTCTCCTCCCAGTTCCGCGAGTACACGCGGCGGACGCTCATGGGATTCGGTCTCGAGCGCTACTCCGAACCGCTGCTCTTCCTCGATAAAATCCTGTTCATCGTCGTCGGCGTCGGCCTCGCATTCCGCGGCCACGGCGTTCAGGGTGTGCTGATCGGCCACATGACTGGCGCGGTCACGACCTCGATCGTCGGGCTCGCACTGATAAACCGAACGGTGTCGCTGCGAACCGCGATCGCCCGGATTCCGCCGAAAGACTTTCCGCGCCGCGAACTGTTCACTTTCAACGCGCTTAGCATCGTCTTGATCCTCTGTTTAACGTCGCTGTACCAACTCGACGTCATGATGCTCGGGGTGCTCGGGACGACGCAGGAAACCGCCTACTACAAGATTTCGCTCACGATCGCGGAGTTCCTCTGGATCGTCCCGCTGGCGTTACAGAACGTGCTCTTGCACTCGACCTCGAACATCTGGTCGAATCGCAACCACGAGCGGATCAACTCGCTCGCCGCTCGCGTCACCCGGTACACGCTGTTGTTTACGTTACTGCTCGCAATTGGTATCGGCACGCTCGCCCCGGTTGCGCTCCCGATCGTGTACCCCGCCGAGTACATAGCGAGTTACGGTCCGATTCTCCTGTTGCTTCCCGGCTGCGTCGGGTTCGCGCTGGCGCGACCGATCCTCGCGATCGGACAGGGCAAAGGCGATCTTCACGTGCTGATCGCCTCGACCGGTGCAGCGGCGGTCGGCAACATCGCGCTCAACGCGCTGTTGATCCCCCGGTACGGAATGTACGGTGCGGCCGTCGCGACGAGCATCAGCTACGGGACGATGTTCGTGTTTCACGTCTGGAGCGCCAGGGAAATCGGATTCGACCCGGTCACCGGTGCGCGGATTCCGCGGGTCATTTTCGCGGGCGGAGTCGCTGCGCTTCCAATCGGCCTACTGGTGCGATTTCTCGGGGATTCGATCTTCTCACTGGTCATCGTCCCTCCGATGGGTGCAGCGATCTTTCTCGTGGCCGCAGTCGTCGTCGGTGCGCTTGATGTCGAAGAAATTATCACCCTTCTCGAGGCCGCACCGGACCCGATTGGTTCGTTCGGCTCTACCCTCCGTGCTAAATTCGACGGTGTCGACGATGACCACGGAGCGGACGACCACGAGGTCCCAGACGATGACGCGTCACCCGTCGGAGAGAGACAGCAACCGGAAGACCGAAGCACGGCGGCAGAAAGCAACGCGGTCTCGAGTTCGGACGCTCGCGAGCGACTGAACACGATCGAAACGAGGATCGAACGACAGAACGAACGGATCGAGAGCCAGCGGCAGACGATCGAGCAGTTGATCGACGAACTCCGCCGAGGGCGGTGA
- a CDS encoding GNAT family N-acetyltransferase, translated as MTNSDPYEIRQYEPADRDAFLDLFADVLGGRMGNDWFTWKYERNPYVNHVPILVAQRDDELVGARAFFPLRLAAGDDEFSAFQPCDSMVRPEHQRRGLFTRLTERAIDRYDDADLFFNFPNHRSLPGNLKLGWRVASERETYYRIQNPTAWLPQLEPVEPIVRSLASGYVSIRDRFADPTDAVELSRYDRVPSSLLATLASSETVPEFHVVRDETFYEWRFANPLWTYRTIVATRDGAPVAAVVYGRRDRTSGPTVVRILDVLPLAAGTSSSPSRQATLAALLDAVLRETGDADVIAAPGSVVPRSVLRSRGFHSDQRAPLKWGTSSSTHVVRPAGTPPLDWTRSGTRLADGANWRLAFCEVDSG; from the coding sequence ATGACCAATTCGGACCCGTACGAGATCCGACAGTACGAACCGGCCGATAGGGACGCGTTTCTCGACCTGTTCGCCGACGTACTGGGCGGGCGAATGGGCAACGACTGGTTCACGTGGAAGTACGAACGGAATCCGTACGTTAACCACGTTCCTATCCTGGTTGCACAGCGGGACGACGAACTCGTCGGCGCGCGGGCGTTCTTCCCGCTCCGCCTCGCCGCGGGCGACGACGAGTTCAGCGCCTTCCAGCCGTGCGATTCGATGGTCCGTCCCGAGCACCAGCGTCGGGGACTCTTCACGCGGCTGACCGAGCGGGCGATCGACAGATACGACGACGCGGATCTGTTCTTCAACTTCCCGAACCACCGCTCGCTTCCGGGGAATCTCAAACTCGGCTGGCGGGTCGCGAGCGAGCGAGAGACGTACTACCGAATCCAAAATCCGACCGCGTGGCTCCCCCAACTCGAGCCGGTCGAGCCGATCGTTCGGTCGCTGGCGAGCGGGTACGTCTCGATCCGGGATCGATTTGCCGATCCGACCGATGCGGTCGAACTCTCGCGGTACGATCGCGTGCCGTCCTCGCTGCTCGCGACGCTGGCTTCGTCCGAGACGGTCCCGGAATTTCACGTCGTTCGCGACGAAACGTTCTACGAGTGGCGGTTCGCGAATCCGCTCTGGACGTACCGCACGATCGTCGCAACGCGGGACGGAGCGCCCGTCGCAGCGGTCGTCTACGGTCGACGGGATCGAACGAGCGGTCCGACGGTCGTCCGAATCCTCGACGTCCTCCCGCTCGCAGCGGGGACGAGTTCGTCCCCGTCCCGGCAGGCGACACTGGCTGCACTTCTTGACGCGGTGCTTCGAGAAACCGGCGATGCGGACGTCATCGCCGCTCCCGGGTCGGTGGTCCCCCGGTCGGTGTTGCGGTCGCGGGGCTTTCACAGCGACCAGCGAGCGCCCCTGAAGTGGGGCACCTCGTCGTCGACGCACGTCGTCAGACCGGCCGGGACACCACCGCTGGACTGGACGCGGTCCGGAACCCGGCTCGCGGACGGCGCGAACTGGCGACTCGCGTTCTGCGAGGTCGATAGCGGGTGA
- a CDS encoding polysaccharide deacetylase family protein, with product MGSVVISLDAEVGWGFHHDESVSETFLRNTRQNWRRLRELFDAFEIPATWAVTGHLFLRSCTDRHRNHPAGERCCQKSIEDLPATDIWCGAELVDEIATADIDHEIAGHGFTHVHFDHDRMDEAFATREIENCVRAASRRGHDLSSFIFPVNRIRHRDALAAHGFDCYRGTNPLRDSQSTLTRQMTKLSSAAVGKPAPPIVDPYVDDRGLVNVPASIYLFNFEAKYRKLFSAFGEDPVVRQVKSGIDRVARTDGVLHMWLHPHNLRTPAHYRRLQSIAGYIDRRRSTDGLRVETMAEVADRVRNESRPETTFENS from the coding sequence ATGGGATCGGTCGTCATCTCCCTCGATGCAGAAGTAGGCTGGGGATTTCACCACGACGAATCTGTGTCGGAGACGTTTCTTCGCAACACGCGCCAGAACTGGCGTCGCCTCCGAGAGCTATTCGACGCGTTCGAAATTCCGGCGACATGGGCGGTTACCGGGCACCTATTCTTGCGCTCGTGTACTGACAGACACCGGAACCACCCCGCCGGCGAGCGATGCTGCCAGAAATCGATCGAAGACCTTCCAGCGACCGATATCTGGTGTGGAGCCGAACTCGTCGACGAAATCGCGACCGCCGATATCGACCACGAAATCGCCGGTCACGGGTTCACACACGTTCACTTCGACCACGATCGAATGGACGAAGCGTTCGCAACTCGAGAGATCGAAAACTGCGTTCGTGCCGCGTCGCGCCGCGGCCACGACCTGTCATCGTTCATCTTCCCCGTCAACAGGATCCGACACCGGGACGCACTCGCGGCACACGGTTTCGACTGTTATCGCGGTACGAACCCGCTCCGCGACTCGCAGAGTACGCTGACGCGACAGATGACGAAGCTATCGAGCGCTGCGGTCGGAAAACCGGCGCCGCCGATCGTCGACCCGTACGTCGACGACCGCGGCCTGGTCAACGTGCCGGCGTCGATCTACCTGTTCAACTTCGAAGCGAAGTATAGAAAACTGTTTTCCGCGTTCGGTGAGGATCCGGTAGTCAGACAAGTGAAATCCGGGATCGACCGCGTTGCCCGAACGGACGGCGTGTTGCACATGTGGCTTCACCCCCATAACCTCCGGACGCCGGCGCACTACCGGCGGCTTCAATCGATTGCGGGATACATCGACCGTCGTCGAAGCACGGACGGCCTACGCGTCGAAACCATGGCCGAGGTCGCAGACAGGGTGCGAAACGAGAGTCGACCGGAAACTACATTCGAGAACAGCTAA
- a CDS encoding FAD-binding and (Fe-S)-binding domain-containing protein, giving the protein MSLESSADPAADGRANYDYRSDEVDRPALVDDLERLVGCDVRGDSYSRELYATDASPYEVTPIAVAFPESTADVVGIVEYCAEREIPVLPRGGGTSLAGQTVNRAVVLDFTRHMNDILEIDPDGRTATVQPGTILGTLNEALAPHDLKFAPDPAWGDKSAIGGAIGNNSTGSHSLKYGKTDAYIEECEAVLADGTVTTFGEVTLEEVADRVDPEGGLEERIYAEVERIIEDEADLIEETYPDLKRNVSGYNLDRLVAEARGSTLPGGEETGEPGTVNLARLLAGSEGTLAIVTEATVSLESVPETKAVTLLCYPDLHEAMRDVEPILAHDPAAIEVLDDVLIDLARDTAEFGPVTEMLPEGTNAVLLVEFYAEDADHGEELVAGLLADRLPSATPAGKPASDAPRSDAETLALEALEAYEKEERAQLWKLRKSGLPILLSRTTDEKHISFIEDTAIPPAELPEFVERFEAILEEHDTYASFYAHAGPGVLHVRPLVNTKTELGLEQLHGIADDVTDLVVELGGSVSGEHGDGRARTQWNHKLYGDELWQTFQDLKTAFDPNWLLNPGQVVFREDNPTDLREHLRFDPDYEFEAGFEPALEWDTDNGMQGMVELCHGCGGCRGEQETTGGVMCPTYRASREEITATRGRANALRQAMSGNLEPDEAVSDEFVEEVMGLCIGCKGCAIDCPSEVDMAKLKAEVTHEYHQRNGATLRDRLFANVATLSKWGSQLAPLSNALPKLPGARSVLESTVGIASDRPLPTFRATTFRNWFDQRGGARVSEQAADRSVVLYPDTYTNYSHPDAGKAAVRVLEAANVHVTVPDELGDTGRPAFSKGFLEKARETARENVSKLAPLVEEGRDVVVIEPSDAVMFQLDYLDLLSDERAERVAAATYGVCEYVDSFRLDEEIAFDENAAAESLTYHGHCHQKAVAKDHHAVGVLRRAGYAVDPLDSGCCGMAGSFGYEAEHASMSDGIGEILYEQVDASEGDRVVAPGASCRTQLEHRPGTDESPPTPIELVANALE; this is encoded by the coding sequence ATGTCACTGGAGTCGAGCGCCGACCCGGCCGCCGACGGACGTGCGAACTACGACTACCGAAGCGACGAGGTCGATCGGCCGGCGCTGGTCGACGACCTCGAGCGACTCGTCGGCTGTGACGTTCGCGGCGATTCCTACTCCCGCGAGCTCTATGCGACCGACGCGAGTCCCTACGAGGTGACGCCGATCGCCGTCGCCTTCCCCGAGTCGACTGCCGACGTCGTTGGGATCGTCGAGTACTGCGCCGAACGGGAGATTCCAGTGCTCCCGCGGGGCGGCGGCACCAGCCTCGCCGGCCAGACGGTCAACCGCGCCGTCGTCCTGGACTTCACGCGGCACATGAACGATATCCTCGAGATCGATCCCGACGGGCGGACGGCGACGGTCCAGCCCGGGACGATCCTCGGGACGCTGAACGAGGCTCTCGCTCCCCACGACCTCAAGTTCGCGCCCGACCCCGCTTGGGGCGACAAGAGCGCCATCGGCGGCGCGATCGGCAACAACTCGACGGGATCGCACTCGCTGAAGTACGGGAAAACGGACGCGTACATCGAGGAGTGCGAGGCGGTTCTCGCCGACGGCACCGTGACGACCTTCGGCGAGGTCACCCTCGAGGAGGTCGCCGACCGCGTCGACCCCGAAGGAGGCCTCGAGGAGCGTATTTACGCGGAAGTCGAGCGAATCATCGAGGACGAGGCGGACCTAATCGAGGAGACGTATCCCGATCTGAAGCGGAACGTCTCCGGATACAACCTCGATCGGCTCGTCGCGGAGGCTCGCGGGTCGACGCTTCCGGGCGGCGAAGAGACGGGTGAGCCCGGAACGGTCAACCTCGCGCGGCTGCTGGCCGGCAGCGAGGGGACGCTGGCGATCGTCACCGAAGCGACCGTCTCGCTCGAGTCCGTCCCCGAGACGAAGGCCGTTACCCTACTGTGCTATCCGGACCTCCACGAGGCGATGCGGGACGTCGAACCGATTCTCGCACACGACCCCGCCGCGATCGAGGTGTTAGACGACGTCCTGATCGACCTCGCGCGCGACACCGCGGAGTTCGGGCCGGTCACCGAGATGCTCCCCGAGGGGACCAACGCCGTGTTGCTGGTCGAGTTCTACGCCGAGGACGCCGACCACGGCGAGGAGCTGGTCGCGGGACTGCTCGCCGATCGCCTCCCGTCGGCGACGCCTGCCGGCAAGCCGGCTTCAGACGCTCCGCGTTCTGACGCGGAGACGCTCGCCCTCGAGGCCCTCGAGGCCTACGAGAAGGAAGAACGCGCCCAGCTCTGGAAGCTCCGCAAGTCCGGGCTCCCGATCCTCCTCTCGCGGACGACCGACGAGAAGCACATCTCGTTCATCGAGGACACCGCGATCCCGCCCGCGGAGCTGCCCGAGTTCGTCGAGCGATTCGAAGCGATCCTCGAAGAACACGATACCTACGCCAGCTTCTACGCCCACGCGGGGCCGGGCGTGCTCCACGTGCGGCCGCTCGTGAACACGAAAACCGAGCTCGGCCTCGAGCAGTTACACGGGATCGCCGACGACGTGACCGACCTCGTCGTCGAGCTGGGGGGATCGGTCTCGGGCGAACACGGTGACGGCCGCGCCCGCACCCAGTGGAATCACAAACTCTACGGCGACGAACTCTGGCAGACGTTTCAGGACCTCAAGACCGCCTTTGACCCCAACTGGCTCCTGAATCCGGGCCAGGTCGTGTTTCGGGAGGACAATCCCACGGATCTGCGCGAACACCTACGGTTCGACCCCGACTACGAGTTCGAGGCCGGCTTCGAGCCCGCCCTCGAGTGGGACACCGACAACGGCATGCAGGGAATGGTCGAACTCTGCCACGGCTGCGGGGGCTGTCGCGGCGAGCAGGAGACCACTGGCGGCGTGATGTGTCCGACCTACCGGGCGAGCCGCGAGGAGATCACCGCCACCCGCGGCCGGGCGAACGCGCTCCGGCAGGCCATGAGCGGGAACCTCGAGCCCGATGAGGCCGTCTCCGACGAGTTCGTCGAGGAGGTGATGGGACTGTGTATCGGCTGCAAGGGCTGTGCCATCGACTGTCCGAGCGAGGTCGACATGGCGAAGCTCAAGGCCGAGGTCACCCACGAGTACCACCAGCGCAACGGCGCGACGCTGCGCGATCGACTCTTCGCCAACGTCGCGACGCTCTCGAAGTGGGGCTCCCAGCTCGCACCGCTCTCGAACGCCCTGCCGAAACTGCCGGGCGCCCGGAGCGTTCTCGAGTCGACCGTCGGCATCGCGTCCGACCGCCCGCTGCCGACGTTCCGCGCGACGACGTTCCGGAACTGGTTCGATCAGCGCGGCGGCGCGCGAGTCAGCGAGCAGGCCGCCGACCGGAGCGTCGTCCTCTACCCTGACACGTACACCAACTACAGCCATCCCGACGCGGGGAAAGCAGCCGTCCGCGTCCTCGAGGCCGCGAACGTCCACGTGACGGTCCCCGACGAGCTGGGCGATACGGGCCGGCCGGCGTTCTCGAAGGGCTTCCTCGAGAAGGCCCGCGAAACCGCGCGAGAGAACGTCTCGAAGCTCGCACCGCTCGTCGAGGAGGGACGGGACGTCGTCGTCATCGAACCCTCCGACGCGGTCATGTTCCAGTTGGATTACCTCGATCTGCTCTCCGACGAGCGCGCCGAGCGGGTCGCGGCCGCGACCTACGGCGTCTGTGAGTACGTCGATTCGTTCCGGCTGGACGAGGAGATTGCGTTCGACGAGAACGCGGCCGCCGAATCGCTGACCTACCACGGCCACTGCCACCAGAAGGCCGTCGCCAAGGACCACCACGCCGTCGGCGTCCTGCGCCGGGCGGGCTACGCCGTCGACCCGCTCGACTCCGGCTGCTGCGGGATGGCTGGAAGTTTCGGTTACGAGGCCGAACATGCCTCGATGAGCGACGGAATCGGCGAAATCCTCTACGAGCAGGTCGACGCGAGTGAGGGCGACCGCGTCGTCGCCCCCGGCGCGTCGTGTCGCACGCAACTCGAGCATCGGCCCGGCACCGACGAGAGCCCGCCGACGCCGATCGAACTGGTTGCGAACGCGCTCGAGTGA